The genomic interval GTCAATCTGCAAAAATCAATAGAATATGAAGTTGAGCAAAATCGTAAAAAAGACTTGATTATGTATCAACAAGCTAGGCTTGCTTCTATGGGAGAAATGATACAAAATATTGCCCATCAATGGCGCCAACCACTTAATTCTCTTATGATACTTATCCAAAGCTTTAAAAGTAGAGCAATGCAAAAAAAACTTGATAATGAATTTATAAACCAACAAACACAATATGGTATGAAAATTGCCACAGAAATGTCAAATACGATTGAAAATTTTCGTAATTTCTTTCACCCAGAAACAAATAAAGAATTTTTTGAGCTCTCACAAAGCATTCGGAATTCTATTGAGCTGCTTAAAGCTCAATTTCAAGAGAATCTTATTCGTATTGAAGTAGATGTAAGCCCACAAGCACAAGATTTAAATATGCTTGGTTACCAAAATTCCTTTACTCAAGTGATTTTAATTCTCATCAATAACGCCATTGACGCACTCAAGCTCAAAAGTCAAAATGATAAATCGTTTGAGAATCCACTCATAGAAATTTCATTAGATAAGCTAGGATATAATATTATTCTTTGTGTGAAAGATAATGCGGGAGGCATTGATTTGGAAGATAAATCAAAAGTTTTTGAACCATATTTCACCACTAAACATAAATCGGTTGGAACAGGCGTGGGACTTTATATGGCAAAACAAATCATTGAACGCCAACTCAATGGCACAATAAGCGTATCTAATACACAATGGGGTAAGCAGAACCAATATTTTGGAGCAGAATTTACCATTCACATACCAATACAAAAGGATAATTATGAATCTTGATGCACTAAGCAAACTCACTATTTTGTATGCCGAGGATGATACCGACACAGCCAATCTTACGAATATGGTGCTTGGAGATTATGTAGGACGCCTACTTATTGCCAAAAATGGACAAGAAGCGCTCAATCTCTTCAAACTCCATAAGATTGATTTAGTTTTAACAGATATACTTATGCCAAAAATGAATGGTATTGAGCTCATTAACGCTATTCGTAACTCATACACGCACCCAGATGTGCCCGTAGTGATTACTACTGCACATACAGAGACAAAATACCTTCTTGATGCTATTCGCTTACGCGTAGATGGCTACATTTTAAAACCTATTAATGTTGAAGAGCTACTCCACGCACTCAATAAGGCAATCTTACCTTTCTTACAGGCTGATGAGCTTGCCTCAAAAAATCTTCTTATTAACGCCATTTCTACCTTTGTAGGTGGCAAAAAAATTGCCATCATTCAATTTCTCTTAGCAAACTGCGATGAGGACAATATATTTTATGGCTCTTATGAAGATATTATTGCGCATTTACACGTGAGTAAGCCAACGATTGTAAAAACTTTTAAACAACTTATCGATACAGGAATTCTTATTAAAATTAAGAATAAAGTTTATAAAATTCACCCTGATTTAGACCAAAATATTAAAAATAGTATTATCTAAAATACATACTCACTCTTGACTTCAAAGGAAGTTTTGATTAGAATCTGCATTTCAATCTTTTTGAAGACTCCTTTGGAGTAGGCTTTAGAATCAAATGTAGCTATTGTAGATTCTAAAGACTTCTTGAACTTCTTAACATCTTCTCTTTGGCTAAGGAATTTTATGGCAGACAATAAACGAACTCATACACCTGTGGAAGGCTATCAGCTTGAAGATTTGCGTATTAAAAGCATTAAACAACTCATCAATATTGCTGAAGAAATCGGAGTAGAAAATCCAAGTGACTATCGCCGACAAGATTTAATTTTTGAGATTCTCAAAACTCAAGTTAATCAGGGTGGATACATTCTTTTTTCGGGTATATTAGATATCACAAATGAAGGCTATGGCTTCTTACGCGCATTAACCGAAAGTCTTGCAGATTCTCAAAATGACACTTATGTATCACAATCTCAAATTCGCCGTTTTGCTTTGCGTAATGGTGATATAGTAACAGGGCAAGTGCGTGCACCAAAAGACCAAGAGCGATATTATGCTCTCCTTAAAATTGAAGCAATTAACTATATGTCGCTTGAAGAAAACAAAAATCGCCCTCTTTTTGATAACCTTACCCCTCTATTCCCACAAGAGCAGCTTAAGCTTGAATACGAATCTAGCAAGGTTACAGGACGTATGCTTGATCTCTTTAGCCCTATTGGTAAAGGACAACGTGCCCTTATTGTTGCTCCTCCACGCACAGGAAAAACAGAGTTAATGAAAGAATTGGCTCACGGCATTGCGAAAAATCACCCCGATGTTGAGTTAATGGTATTGCTTGTAGATGAGCGTCCAGAAGAAGTTACTGATATGGAACGAAGCGTCAAAGGACAAGTTTTTAGCTCTACTTTTGATATGCCAGCAACAAACCACATTCGCGTAGCAGATTTAGTCATTGAGAGTGCTAAACGAAAAGTTGAAATGGGTAAAGATGTAGTAATTCTTCTTGATTCTATCACACGTCTTGCTCGAGCATATAATGCTGCTACTCCCTCAAGTGGTAAAGTGCTAAGTGGTGGTGTTGATGCAAATGCTTTGCATAAACCTAAACGATTTTTTGGTGCAGCACGTAACATTGAACAAGGTGGCAGCCTTACTATTATCGCGACTGCACTTATTGAAACAGGCTCAAGAATGGACGAGGTCATCTTTGAGGAATTTAAGGGCACAGGTAATAGTGAAATTGTCCTTGCACGTTCTATAGCTGACCGCAGAATCTACCCTGCTTTTGATGTGCTTAAAAGTGGGACACGTAAAGATGATTTGCTTCTTGGCAAAGATAATCTCACAAAAGTATGGATGCTACGCAATGTAATGCACACAATGGACGATATTGAAGCACTCACTTTCATTTACTCAAAAATGAAACAAACAGAGAATAATGAAGAGTTTTTAAATATGATGAATAGTCAAGAATAAGGATATATATGCGAGCAGGGGTATTTGATAGTGGTGTTGGTGGCTTAAGCGTGCTTAAAAGCCTCATTAATGCAAAACTCTTTGAGGACATCATTTATTATGGCGATACCGCTCGTGTGCCTTATGGTGTCAAAGATAAACAAACAATCATCAAATTTTCACTTCAGGCACTTGAGTTCTTTACACCACATAATATTGATATTCTCATTGTCGCTTGCAACACTGTGAGTGCCTATGCGCTACAAGAGATGCAAAAACATAGTAAGATTCCTATTGTAGGAGTGATTGAGCCGGGTGTATTAGCAGTGCAAAATAACCTTAAAGATACAGATTCTGAAATTCTCATTATTGCCACACGTGCAACAATTAACTCTGGTGAATACGAAACAAGACTACGAAATATAGGTTTTTGGAATCTTAAAAGTCTTGCCACAGGGCTTTTTGTGCCTATCGTTGAAGAAGGATTGCTTGAAGGCGCAGTGCTTGAAAGCGTATTTCATCATTATTTTGCCTCAATCACAACTCCCCCTCAAGCTGTAATATTAGGCTGCACACATTTTCCGCTTATTGCTCCAGCCCTTGATTCCTATTTCAATCATCAAAGTATGCTTATCCATTCGGGTGAAGCTATTGTAGAGTATTTAAAAAACCACTTGCACCTTACTTCGCGTTATGCACTTAAATCACTGCAATTTTTTGCAAGCGACAACACTGCTGCACTAACAAAAATTGCTAACAAATGGCTTAGCTAATTTTTTACTCTAACTTCTATCACACAAGTCTATAAACTCACAATATCGGCAATTTGAGCGCTGCTCACTCTTAGCAAATACAACATTATCTTTAAGGCAAGCAATCTTTTCAAAAAGAATATTGCTTTTTTCATTATTCTCCTCTTTTTTCTCACCTCCTTTAATATCCCAATACCACGCACTGATTGCTAAATGGGCATACTGGGGATAGTGAGCCTTAAACGCCTGCATATATAAAATAAGTGCAAAATCTGTGCTCTTTTGTAGGCTTTGCACTTTAAAAGACTGACGATATTTATAATCTATGACTTCTATACTCTCGCCAACTTTTTGGATCCTATCAGGTCGCCCATAAAAGATAAAATCACCATATGAAACTTCCATATTTTCTCCCTCAAGCTGCAAAATCTCTACCTCACGTCCATTCTCAAGGGCAAAAAAATGTTTCAACTCACATTTAAGCCACTCAATATGCGCGCTTTGTAATGCACTATGCGAGACTAAAGAATGCTCTAACCATAATTGCGCACTCTTATAAAGTGCCTTTTCATCTAAGATTACCTTTTTCCCTACATATGGCTTATAGACAGATTCTAAGCATTGATGAACAATATTTCCCATAGATGCGCTTTCTTGGAAAAGAGAAAGATCATTCATACATTCTTCATAAAGATAATAATACCTTCTTGGACATTCCAAAAATACTTTTAATTTACTAGGCGTAAGGGTGCGAGGCAGACGCCCACTTATTTCATCTTCACAATACTCTAATTTTCTCCCTTGTGGAAGCAAAGTAAAGAAATTATCTCCATTCTTATGCTTCACTGCACTCTTTTGCATCAATTCTTCAAGCATAAAGCTTGGGTGATTATCTTCATTTGATACATATGCTACTGCTATTTCATCGGCAGTGCTAAAAATGCCATAATAATAATGCTTTTGGAGACGTTCTTTATCCCTCATAGTCGGCATTTTAAGCTTTTGACGTAACGCAGAATTTAAAAATAAATCACTCTCTTGTTTGCTAGGTATTACACCTTCGTTAAAATCAACAATCACAGCCTTTTTAAAAGCAAAACCCCTTGATTCCAAAACACCCATTACACGTATTTTTCCACCCATTATATCATCAATACTATAATGTTTAAGCTCCTCAAGCAATAGCTCAATAATCTCCATATGCGTAGTTTCTTTTAAACCTACATTCTCCCACATAAAGAGAATCTCACTCACATACTCACGCACTCTTTTGCTTTGCCTATCCTCAAAGCCAGCAAGCATAGCTATTATATCTTTACACACTTGAGCATAAGTTTGTGGAATATGAGTTATATTTTTTAATTGAGAGTGAATATAATCTTGAAGATATTTATAAACTTTAGTGCGCGATATATCCTCACCCATTGCAAAATTTAAGTTATGCGCTCTATCAAGCAAAAAAAGATATTTAGCAAAGTTTTCATTTGGCACGATAACCACAATATCCTGTTCTTGCACACCATTTTTTATCCATTCATCAATCTTGGCAAATACTAATGCCACTTGCGATATGCCCAAAGCAAAACCATAAGCATCAATTTTTCCTAAAGGTGGTAGAGGGGTAGATTGTATAATCTTCCCTGTGTCTAATTCTGCGCTGTATCTAAAAAATGGCTTGCATTGTTTTAAAATATGTGAGGGCAAAAAAGGCAAAGAAATATTAAATTCATCAACCCAAAAATGCACTTTTATAGGAATTATTTTTGCCGCATTTAAAAGCATTTCCTGATGAATAGGACTAATAATCCCCTCTACAAAAATTTCAATACATTCAAAATGCCGCACAAATGCTTCATTAAAACGTGGTTGGGCTTGTGCTGGAAGAATATATCCATCATAGCATTTAAGCTCAAAAAGTCGCTCTTTGTAGCGATTTTCCAACCATTCTAACACATATAAATGATCTGCATAATCATCATAAATATCACGTGATGGAATATCTTTAATATGTATTTGCGATTGAGCGATTTCATCAAAAAAATCAAACAAAAAGTTAGAAGTTTCCAAAAATCCCAAAAAACTCTTTTCAAAAATAAATTTTGCCCTCTCAAGCTCTTTGGCACACTCTTTTAATACACTCATAACAAGAGGTAGTCGCATACCTCGTGGTAATGCTCTATATCCATCAATAATAATAAGCTGCGTAAAAAAATCTCCCATCATCATACTCGGAGCAAAAATTTCTCCTTCGTTGCTATTTTGCATCAAAGAACGATGAGAGCTATATACATAAAGGGTAGATTCTCTGCCCATATTTTGCCCTTTTGTATGTTTTTAATTTTGAATAAGCTTTTGTGCAGCAGCTATGATATAATCTATATTAAAATTAAAACGATTAAAGAGGGCTTCGCCTTTCCCTGAAGCACCAAAACTCTGCATACCAATCACTTCATCAGCCACTGCATACCATTCTAAGCCTCTTGAAGCCTCAATAGCAAGCACTGCACTTTTTCCGCATAATTCTTTGATGTAACCCTTAGGTTGTTCCAAAAGCAAATCAAGGCAAGGTACACTTACTACTTGTGTTTTGATACCTAAATCTTCTAGTGTTTCACACGCTTTGAGTGCAAGACTTACCTCACTTCCGCTTGCCATAAGGGTAATAACTGCATTGTCGCACGAACGCAATACATAACCGCCTTTTTGCACTTGCTTTTTTAATTGAGGAGTGGATTCCATAATAACGGGGAGATTCTGACGACTAAGCACAAAAGCGCAAGGTAGCTTGGAATCTAAGCCAACCTGCCAACAAGCAATATTCTCATTTGCATCAGCGGGACGAAAAACAAGGAGATTTGGCATTGCTCTAAAATGGCTTAATTGTTCAATGGGCTGATGTGTCGCACCATCTTCACCCACACCTATACTATCGTGCGTCCAAATATAATATACTTTCGCTTTCATAAGGCTTGCTACACGCACACTTGGGCTCATATAATCACTGAAAACAAAAAATGTTGCGCAAAAAGGTAAAAATAAGCCATAATTTGCCACACCATTACAAATTGCACCCATTGCGTGTTCTCGGATACCAAAATGCCAATTTTTACCCTGCGGAAAATCACCCTCATCTTGTAGCTGTGTATTATTTGATGGTGCTAAATCTGCACTTCCCCCAATAAATCCTTCTAACGCTTGAGAAATACTATTAAGAATCTTGCCATTACTCACACGTGTAGCCATACTTTCGCCAAGTGCAAATTGTGGATAAACAATATGGGAAACATCGGGCTCTCTCATTTTATCAAGCCGTTCTTTTGCAATTTGAGGGAGATTCTCATAATTTTTATACCATTGTGCAAAGTTCAACTCACCACGCTCCTTCATCGTGCCAAAAGCAAGTGCTACATCATCAGGTATATAAAAAGATTCTGCAGGAAAAGAAAGTTTTTGCTTTGCTGTGGCGATAATTTCTTCACCCAAAGGTGCGCCGTGTGCTTTATGACTACCCTCAAGACTAAGGGCATTCTTAGCGATAATGGTATGAGCAATAATAAGTATGGGTTTTGAAGAAGTTTTAGCATTGGTAAGCACATTGTGAATTTGTATATAGTCGTGTCCATCGCAGCTTAAAACTTCCCAACCCTGTGCTTCAAAACGTTTAGCAATATCCTCACTCATCGCAAGTTGCGTATCGCCTTCTATTGTGATATGATTACTATCATAAATAAGAATCAAATTTGAAAGAGCGTGATGTCCAGCTAAAGAAGCTGCTTCATAGCTGATACCCTCCTGTAAATCCCCATCGCCACATAAACAATATATATTATGCGAAATGATTTCCCGCCCAAACAAATTCTGTGCATATTTACTTGCCATAGCCATACCCACTGCATTTGCTATACCTTGCCCAAGGGGACCTGTTGTTATCTCAATACCTTGAGTATGTCTATATTCAGGGTGTCCGGGTGTTTTAGAATCTAATTGCCTAAAAGAGTGCAAATCTGCCATACTCACCTCAAAACCCCATAAATGAAGGAGCGAATATACGAGTGCGCTTGCGTGTCCTCCACTAAAAATAATTCTATCTCGATTTAACCATTGAGGTTGTGTTGGAGCAAGATTAATATGAAAATGTAACACACTTGCAATATCTGAAAGTCCCATAGGTGCGCCGGGATGTCCGCTATTTGCTTTTTGCACCATATCTGCACACAAAAACCCTAATGTGTGCGACATTTTTTGTAATAAAGGTATATCTTCATCTGTAATATGTGGTGAGGTTTTTTGCATTGACTATCCTTTGTTGTAAATTATCATAATATATCTAAGTGCGTAATACAGCATCAAACTCGCGCACTAAAACACTAAGCACGGATTCCACTGCTTGCACTAATTGC from Helicobacter hepaticus ATCC 51449 carries:
- a CDS encoding sensor histidine kinase, whose protein sequence is MKNTITHLIDKISFQAQTTILVWIIVIGFTLIASVGLLALMGIKSEFDINSSQSHNMYTLTLLNKAYDIHKNDQILLQLLEIWEQYKTYNLPKDQNSTISHLREWYAKTFKMHYYQQIQRLLSKENALIESIDKAFINDGEDISSLLEEQFLISFDIAFYGKKITDSLYKNTFIVLAIFMLIIIATIIILAFSIRQSINTNHLLLEQLVQSKTKELQSLNVNLQKSIEYEVEQNRKKDLIMYQQARLASMGEMIQNIAHQWRQPLNSLMILIQSFKSRAMQKKLDNEFINQQTQYGMKIATEMSNTIENFRNFFHPETNKEFFELSQSIRNSIELLKAQFQENLIRIEVDVSPQAQDLNMLGYQNSFTQVILILINNAIDALKLKSQNDKSFENPLIEISLDKLGYNIILCVKDNAGGIDLEDKSKVFEPYFTTKHKSVGTGVGLYMAKQIIERQLNGTISVSNTQWGKQNQYFGAEFTIHIPIQKDNYES
- a CDS encoding response regulator codes for the protein MNLDALSKLTILYAEDDTDTANLTNMVLGDYVGRLLIAKNGQEALNLFKLHKIDLVLTDILMPKMNGIELINAIRNSYTHPDVPVVITTAHTETKYLLDAIRLRVDGYILKPINVEELLHALNKAILPFLQADELASKNLLINAISTFVGGKKIAIIQFLLANCDEDNIFYGSYEDIIAHLHVSKPTIVKTFKQLIDTGILIKIKNKVYKIHPDLDQNIKNSII
- the rho gene encoding transcription termination factor Rho, whose amino-acid sequence is MADNKRTHTPVEGYQLEDLRIKSIKQLINIAEEIGVENPSDYRRQDLIFEILKTQVNQGGYILFSGILDITNEGYGFLRALTESLADSQNDTYVSQSQIRRFALRNGDIVTGQVRAPKDQERYYALLKIEAINYMSLEENKNRPLFDNLTPLFPQEQLKLEYESSKVTGRMLDLFSPIGKGQRALIVAPPRTGKTELMKELAHGIAKNHPDVELMVLLVDERPEEVTDMERSVKGQVFSSTFDMPATNHIRVADLVIESAKRKVEMGKDVVILLDSITRLARAYNAATPSSGKVLSGGVDANALHKPKRFFGAARNIEQGGSLTIIATALIETGSRMDEVIFEEFKGTGNSEIVLARSIADRRIYPAFDVLKSGTRKDDLLLGKDNLTKVWMLRNVMHTMDDIEALTFIYSKMKQTENNEEFLNMMNSQE
- the murI gene encoding glutamate racemase, translated to MRAGVFDSGVGGLSVLKSLINAKLFEDIIYYGDTARVPYGVKDKQTIIKFSLQALEFFTPHNIDILIVACNTVSAYALQEMQKHSKIPIVGVIEPGVLAVQNNLKDTDSEILIIATRATINSGEYETRLRNIGFWNLKSLATGLFVPIVEEGLLEGAVLESVFHHYFASITTPPQAVILGCTHFPLIAPALDSYFNHQSMLIHSGEAIVEYLKNHLHLTSRYALKSLQFFASDNTAALTKIANKWLS
- a CDS encoding PD-(D/E)XK nuclease family protein; this encodes MGRESTLYVYSSHRSLMQNSNEGEIFAPSMMMGDFFTQLIIIDGYRALPRGMRLPLVMSVLKECAKELERAKFIFEKSFLGFLETSNFLFDFFDEIAQSQIHIKDIPSRDIYDDYADHLYVLEWLENRYKERLFELKCYDGYILPAQAQPRFNEAFVRHFECIEIFVEGIISPIHQEMLLNAAKIIPIKVHFWVDEFNISLPFLPSHILKQCKPFFRYSAELDTGKIIQSTPLPPLGKIDAYGFALGISQVALVFAKIDEWIKNGVQEQDIVVIVPNENFAKYLFLLDRAHNLNFAMGEDISRTKVYKYLQDYIHSQLKNITHIPQTYAQVCKDIIAMLAGFEDRQSKRVREYVSEILFMWENVGLKETTHMEIIELLLEELKHYSIDDIMGGKIRVMGVLESRGFAFKKAVIVDFNEGVIPSKQESDLFLNSALRQKLKMPTMRDKERLQKHYYYGIFSTADEIAVAYVSNEDNHPSFMLEELMQKSAVKHKNGDNFFTLLPQGRKLEYCEDEISGRLPRTLTPSKLKVFLECPRRYYYLYEECMNDLSLFQESASMGNIVHQCLESVYKPYVGKKVILDEKALYKSAQLWLEHSLVSHSALQSAHIEWLKCELKHFFALENGREVEILQLEGENMEVSYGDFIFYGRPDRIQKVGESIEVIDYKYRQSFKVQSLQKSTDFALILYMQAFKAHYPQYAHLAISAWYWDIKGGEKKEENNEKSNILFEKIACLKDNVVFAKSEQRSNCRYCEFIDLCDRS
- the tkt gene encoding transketolase, translating into MQKTSPHITDEDIPLLQKMSHTLGFLCADMVQKANSGHPGAPMGLSDIASVLHFHINLAPTQPQWLNRDRIIFSGGHASALVYSLLHLWGFEVSMADLHSFRQLDSKTPGHPEYRHTQGIEITTGPLGQGIANAVGMAMASKYAQNLFGREIISHNIYCLCGDGDLQEGISYEAASLAGHHALSNLILIYDSNHITIEGDTQLAMSEDIAKRFEAQGWEVLSCDGHDYIQIHNVLTNAKTSSKPILIIAHTIIAKNALSLEGSHKAHGAPLGEEIIATAKQKLSFPAESFYIPDDVALAFGTMKERGELNFAQWYKNYENLPQIAKERLDKMREPDVSHIVYPQFALGESMATRVSNGKILNSISQALEGFIGGSADLAPSNNTQLQDEGDFPQGKNWHFGIREHAMGAICNGVANYGLFLPFCATFFVFSDYMSPSVRVASLMKAKVYYIWTHDSIGVGEDGATHQPIEQLSHFRAMPNLLVFRPADANENIACWQVGLDSKLPCAFVLSRQNLPVIMESTPQLKKQVQKGGYVLRSCDNAVITLMASGSEVSLALKACETLEDLGIKTQVVSVPCLDLLLEQPKGYIKELCGKSAVLAIEASRGLEWYAVADEVIGMQSFGASGKGEALFNRFNFNIDYIIAAAQKLIQN